The proteins below are encoded in one region of Brevundimonas fontaquae:
- the metG gene encoding methionine--tRNA ligase, with amino-acid sequence MARILITSALPYINGIKHLGNLAGSMLPADVWARFKRAQGHEVLYICATDEHGTPAELAAAAAGQDVRTYCDEQHEIQKAAGQAFGLSYDWFGRSSNPQNHRLTQHFAEALEKNGLIEERVDRMIYSIDDARFLPDRYVEGTCPHCGHVGARGDQCDNCGRLLDPTDLIDPYSSVSGSKNLEVRDTRHLYLLQTKIEPEIRAWVDGKTGWQQLAKSIAYKHLDEGLIDRGITRDLAWGVPVTKDGFPRPGMEDKVFYVWFDAPIEYIAATEEWAEATGGSWRDWWRLDEGAEDVRYVQFMGKDNVAFHTVSFPATIIGSGEPWKTVDQLKAFNWLNWYGGKFSTSQKRGVFMDQALELLPADYWRWRLTAYGPEHADSAFTWEDFQASTNKDLADVLGNFVNRIVKFAESKFDGVVPEGGEGGPVEIQLEADIKAAVAEATEQLEAMEFRKAAVAIRAAWVLGNEYLQVAAPWTALKTDRDRAAVGVRTGLNLVALFARLAAPILPFTAPRIAASVGVDDLSWPGADEDLLNRLPVGGKVEAQGVLFAKIEDAQVAEWSERFGGADA; translated from the coding sequence ATGGCCCGCATCCTCATCACCTCGGCGCTGCCCTACATCAATGGCATCAAGCACCTGGGGAATCTGGCGGGCTCGATGTTGCCGGCCGACGTCTGGGCGCGGTTCAAGCGGGCGCAGGGTCATGAGGTCCTCTATATCTGCGCCACCGACGAGCACGGCACCCCGGCCGAGCTGGCCGCCGCCGCCGCCGGCCAGGACGTGCGGACCTATTGCGACGAGCAGCACGAGATCCAGAAGGCCGCCGGCCAGGCGTTCGGCCTCAGCTACGACTGGTTCGGCCGGTCGTCGAACCCGCAGAACCATCGGTTGACCCAGCATTTCGCCGAGGCGCTGGAGAAGAACGGCCTGATCGAGGAGCGGGTGGATCGGATGATCTATTCGATCGACGACGCCCGCTTCCTGCCCGACCGCTATGTCGAGGGAACCTGCCCCCACTGCGGCCATGTCGGCGCGCGCGGTGATCAGTGCGACAACTGCGGACGCCTGCTGGACCCGACCGACCTGATCGATCCCTATTCGTCGGTGTCGGGCTCCAAGAACCTGGAGGTGCGCGACACGCGTCACCTCTATCTGCTTCAGACCAAGATCGAGCCGGAGATCCGCGCCTGGGTCGACGGCAAGACGGGCTGGCAACAGCTGGCTAAGTCCATCGCCTATAAACATCTGGACGAGGGACTGATCGATCGGGGCATCACCCGCGACCTGGCCTGGGGCGTGCCGGTGACAAAGGATGGCTTCCCGCGCCCGGGCATGGAGGACAAGGTCTTCTACGTCTGGTTCGACGCCCCCATCGAATACATCGCCGCGACCGAGGAATGGGCCGAGGCGACGGGCGGATCGTGGCGTGACTGGTGGCGTCTGGACGAGGGGGCGGAGGACGTTCGCTATGTCCAGTTCATGGGCAAAGACAACGTGGCCTTCCACACCGTCAGCTTCCCCGCGACCATCATCGGCTCGGGCGAGCCGTGGAAGACGGTGGACCAGCTGAAGGCCTTCAACTGGCTGAATTGGTACGGCGGCAAGTTCTCGACCAGCCAGAAGCGCGGCGTGTTCATGGATCAGGCGTTGGAACTGCTCCCGGCCGACTACTGGCGCTGGCGCCTGACGGCCTATGGGCCGGAGCACGCGGATTCGGCCTTCACCTGGGAGGATTTCCAGGCCTCGACCAACAAGGACCTGGCCGATGTGCTGGGGAACTTCGTCAACCGCATCGTCAAGTTCGCCGAATCCAAATTCGACGGCGTGGTGCCCGAGGGCGGCGAGGGCGGGCCGGTCGAAATCCAGCTGGAAGCCGACATCAAGGCCGCCGTCGCCGAGGCGACCGAACAGCTGGAGGCCATGGAGTTCAGAAAGGCCGCCGTCGCCATCCGCGCCGCCTGGGTGTTAGGCAACGAGTATCTGCAGGTCGCGGCGCCCTGGACGGCGCTGAAGACCGATCGCGACCGCGCGGCGGTCGGGGTGCGGACGGGTCTGAATCTGGTCGCTCTGTTCGCGCGCCTGGCCGCGCCGATCCTGCCCTTCACCGCGCCCAGGATCGCGGCGTCGGTTGGGGTCGACGACCTGAGTTGGCCTGGCGCCGACGAGGATCTGCTGAACCGTCTGCCGGTCGGCGGCAAGGTCGAAGCTCAGGGCGTCTTGTTCGCCAAGATCGAGGACGCCCAGGTCGCGGAATGGTCCGAACGCTTCGGCGGCGCGGACGCCTGA
- the rlmB gene encoding 23S rRNA (guanosine(2251)-2'-O)-methyltransferase RlmB yields the protein MSSKSERNDRKSGKKPVFGNRPDGPRDKGQKPAAQGFGRREETARQPRSPDRGKSDADNFLWGRHPVLAALANPARRGMGRLLATAERAAEIENNALANGHKIEVVEIQALTRMLPPGAVHQGLAFKVRPLEGVSLEELADPAEGVIVMLDQLTDPQNVGAIFRSALAFGARGIIVQDRHAPALAGALAKAAVGATERLPHARVTNLSRALERLADLGWRAVGLDGTGEQTLEEALDHQPTILVMGSEGDGIRRLVAEHCDVLAKIPMPGGFESLNVSNAAAVALYEAARAQRG from the coding sequence GTGTCGTCGAAATCAGAACGCAACGACCGTAAAAGCGGTAAAAAACCGGTCTTCGGAAACCGTCCCGACGGCCCTCGCGACAAAGGCCAAAAGCCCGCCGCGCAAGGGTTTGGCCGGCGCGAGGAAACTGCTCGTCAGCCCCGTTCGCCCGATCGGGGCAAGTCGGACGCCGATAATTTTCTGTGGGGCCGCCACCCGGTTCTGGCCGCTCTGGCGAATCCCGCCCGTCGCGGCATGGGGCGTCTGCTGGCCACAGCCGAGCGCGCCGCCGAGATCGAGAACAACGCTCTCGCAAACGGCCACAAGATCGAGGTGGTCGAAATCCAGGCCCTGACCCGGATGCTACCCCCCGGCGCCGTACATCAGGGACTGGCCTTCAAGGTCCGACCGCTGGAGGGCGTGTCGCTGGAAGAGCTGGCCGATCCGGCTGAGGGCGTCATCGTCATGCTTGATCAGCTGACCGACCCCCAGAACGTCGGCGCCATCTTCCGATCGGCCCTGGCCTTCGGCGCGCGGGGAATCATCGTTCAGGACCGTCATGCCCCGGCCCTGGCCGGCGCCCTGGCCAAGGCGGCCGTCGGCGCCACCGAACGCCTGCCCCATGCGCGCGTCACGAATCTGTCACGTGCGCTGGAGCGTCTGGCCGATCTGGGCTGGCGCGCGGTCGGATTGGATGGAACGGGCGAACAGACGCTGGAAGAAGCGCTGGATCATCAGCCGACCATTCTGGTCATGGGGTCCGAAGGCGACGGCATCCGTCGTCTGGTCGCTGAACACTGCGATGTTCTGGCCAAGATCCCCATGCCGGGCGGATTCGAGAGCCTGAACGTGTCCAATGCGGCGGCGGTCGCGCTTTATGAAGCGGCGCGCGCGCAACGCGGCTGA
- a CDS encoding MATE family efflux transporter → MPRPMIALSPQTRTAFRDLLNLAWPVILARIGIMTMGLTDAIVVGNYSSQELAFHSLAWAPTSIVVTTAVGLMLGVQVMTARMLGEGRRHAVGSVLRRGLTYSLQIGVVSMIALIAIGPWGLGKLGLEDGLAEGAGPALVVFALSMPFYLISVTGQFFLEALGRPKPGMVAMWVANGVNLALNIVLVPDLLGFGFDGAFASAWATFGARAALAIFLVIYILRLPEARALGIFDKPERDPKAAREQVKVGLGAGASYFIEVGAFSGFTFFAGQIGTAETAAWAVVLNVSAIVFMLPMGLSSATAVLVGRSYGAGDGRGVMRAGLVGLGVVTALTLVVALLVWPSAHLIVGAYNRDPALLAIAAPALVLATLFFVADGIQVVAAQANRAAGDVWWPTIMHFAAYGAVMMPLGWVLAHQMGVNGLVWAVVIASLASSTLLTGRFIRIARRLPQGV, encoded by the coding sequence GTGCCGCGTCCGATGATCGCGCTCAGCCCCCAGACCCGTACCGCCTTCCGCGACCTGCTGAACCTGGCATGGCCGGTGATCCTAGCGCGCATCGGGATCATGACCATGGGGCTGACCGACGCCATCGTCGTCGGCAACTATTCCAGCCAGGAACTGGCGTTCCATTCGTTGGCCTGGGCGCCGACGTCGATCGTGGTGACGACAGCAGTGGGCTTGATGCTGGGCGTTCAGGTGATGACGGCGCGGATGCTGGGCGAGGGGCGTCGGCACGCTGTCGGCTCGGTGCTGCGTCGCGGCCTGACCTATTCGTTGCAGATCGGCGTGGTGTCGATGATCGCCCTGATCGCCATTGGCCCGTGGGGACTGGGCAAGCTGGGGCTGGAGGACGGTCTGGCGGAGGGCGCGGGGCCTGCCCTGGTGGTGTTCGCCCTGTCCATGCCCTTCTATCTGATCTCGGTGACGGGCCAATTCTTCCTAGAGGCTCTGGGCCGGCCCAAGCCCGGCATGGTCGCCATGTGGGTGGCGAACGGGGTCAATCTGGCGCTGAACATCGTGCTGGTGCCGGACCTTCTGGGCTTCGGCTTCGACGGCGCCTTCGCCTCGGCCTGGGCGACGTTCGGGGCGCGGGCGGCGCTGGCGATCTTTCTGGTGATCTACATCCTGCGTCTGCCCGAGGCGCGGGCGTTGGGCATCTTCGACAAGCCCGAGCGCGATCCCAAGGCCGCGCGCGAGCAGGTCAAGGTCGGCCTGGGCGCCGGGGCCTCCTACTTCATCGAGGTCGGGGCCTTTTCGGGCTTCACCTTCTTCGCCGGTCAGATCGGCACGGCGGAGACGGCGGCCTGGGCGGTGGTGCTGAACGTCTCGGCGATCGTCTTCATGCTGCCGATGGGGCTTTCGTCGGCGACGGCGGTGCTGGTGGGCCGCAGCTATGGGGCCGGCGACGGGCGAGGGGTGATGCGCGCCGGGCTGGTGGGGCTGGGCGTCGTGACGGCCCTGACATTGGTGGTCGCCCTGCTGGTCTGGCCCAGCGCCCATCTGATTGTCGGCGCCTATAATCGCGATCCGGCCCTGCTGGCCATCGCGGCGCCGGCGCTGGTGCTGGCGACGCTGTTCTTCGTCGCGGACGGCATTCAGGTCGTGGCGGCCCAGGCCAACCGCGCGGCGGGCGATGTCTGGTGGCCTACGATCATGCATTTCGCCGCCTACGGCGCGGTGATGATGCCGCTGGGCTGGGTTTTGGCGCACCAGATGGGCGTCAACGGCCTGGTCTGGGCGGTGGTGATCGCCAGCCTGGCGTCCTCGACCCTGCTGACGGGGCGTTTCATCCGTATTGCGCGCCGTCTTCCGCAAGGCGTTTGA
- a CDS encoding TerC family protein, translating into MEFLSSPELASQATALGQVLLMDLVLAGDNAVAVGLAAAALPQDQRKKAILIGLAAAVVMRIGFALITVQLLALVGLLLAGGLLLLWVCWKMWRELREQATHDQAEAEKELELAMSIEHGSGPSPEELGLKRKSFGAALLQIMVADITMSLDNVLAVAGAAHEHPWIMVFGLVLSIALMGVAATYIAKLLHRFSWIGYIGLVVVLYVALHMIWDGARQVVVRTGHMDEFNASAPAFLEIGPEEAAKHLGQKRTEDSPTPAPAEPTVAP; encoded by the coding sequence ATGGAATTCCTCTCGTCTCCCGAACTCGCCAGCCAGGCCACGGCCCTGGGCCAGGTCCTGCTGATGGATCTGGTCCTGGCCGGCGACAACGCCGTCGCCGTGGGCCTGGCCGCCGCCGCCCTGCCCCAGGACCAGCGCAAGAAGGCCATTCTGATCGGCCTGGCCGCCGCCGTCGTCATGCGAATCGGCTTTGCGCTGATCACCGTGCAACTGCTGGCTCTGGTCGGCCTGTTGCTGGCCGGCGGCCTTCTGCTGCTGTGGGTGTGCTGGAAGATGTGGCGCGAACTGCGCGAGCAGGCGACGCACGACCAGGCCGAGGCCGAAAAGGAACTCGAACTGGCCATGAGCATCGAGCACGGCTCTGGTCCGTCGCCCGAGGAACTGGGCCTGAAGCGCAAGAGCTTCGGCGCCGCCCTGCTTCAGATTATGGTCGCCGACATCACCATGTCGCTGGACAATGTGTTGGCCGTCGCCGGCGCCGCGCACGAACATCCCTGGATCATGGTCTTCGGCCTGGTCCTGTCGATCGCCCTGATGGGCGTCGCCGCCACCTATATCGCCAAGCTTCTGCACCGCTTCAGCTGGATCGGCTACATCGGTCTGGTCGTCGTCCTTTATGTCGCCCTGCACATGATCTGGGACGGCGCCCGTCAAGTGGTGGTTCGCACCGGCCATATGGACGAATTCAACGCCTCGGCCCCCGCCTTCCTTGAGATCGGTCCCGAGGAAGCGGCCAAACACCTGGGCCAGAAGCGCACCGAGGACAGCCCGACGCCGGCCCCCGCCGAACCGACGGTCGCGCCATGA
- a CDS encoding rhodanese-like domain-containing protein: protein MTVATVTVEEAAVWLQAGEAVLIDVREPDEFAAARIDGAILAPLSQMPAAWEALDLPADKKIIVQCLKGGRSHQVCAFVGPTGPDGQPLFNLTGGIQAWNAAGLPVVFAEQD, encoded by the coding sequence ATGACGGTCGCCACCGTCACAGTCGAAGAAGCCGCCGTCTGGCTGCAGGCCGGCGAAGCGGTGCTGATCGATGTGCGCGAGCCGGACGAGTTCGCCGCCGCCCGTATCGACGGCGCGATCCTGGCCCCGCTCAGCCAAATGCCCGCCGCCTGGGAGGCGCTGGACCTTCCGGCCGACAAGAAGATCATCGTCCAATGCCTGAAGGGCGGCCGTAGCCATCAAGTCTGCGCCTTCGTCGGCCCGACGGGCCCCGATGGCCAGCCGCTGTTCAACCTGACCGGCGGCATCCAGGCCTGGAACGCGGCGGGGCTTCCCGTCGTGTTCGCCGAACAGGACTGA